The Bradysia coprophila strain Holo2 chromosome X unlocalized genomic scaffold, BU_Bcop_v1 contig_12, whole genome shotgun sequence genome window below encodes:
- the LOC119067462 gene encoding magnesium-dependent phosphatase 1-like has translation MSSTYFDKKIDGLDLIVFDLDYTLWPFYVEYCDKPFKKTETDILDASGNQVKPYPHSTNILQKLSSLGYKIGIASRTSAVKDAAELVNSFEWTQYISYQEIYPTCKVQHFNQFNKQSGIPFERMLFFDDEEHNVADINGIGAVAILVDSGVSDSVVADGLEYFVRKQIIGK, from the coding sequence ATGTCTTCAACGTATTTCGATAAAAAGATTGACGGTCTCGATCTGATTGTATTCGATTTGGACTATACTCTATGGCCATTTTACGTCGAATATTGCGATAAACCTTTCAAAAAAACCGAAACGGACATACTGGACGCCAGTGGCAACCAAGTTAAGCCATATCCGCATTCAACGAAtatcttacaaaaattgtccAGCCTTGGCTACAAAATTGGTATTGCATCTAGGACGTCTGCTGTAAAGGACGCTGCTGAATTAGTCAATTCATTCGAATGGACGCAATACATCAGCTATCAGGAAATCTATCCGACCTGCAAAGTTCAGcatttcaatcaattcaataAGCAATCTGGGATTCCATTCGAACGGATGCTGTTTTTCGATGACGAGGAACATAACGTTGCGGATATAAATGGAATCGGTGCCGTTGCTATACTTGTGGATAGCGGGGTCAGCGACAGTGTGGTTGCTGATGGTCTTGAGTATTTTGTGAGAAAACAGATCATCGGGAAATGA